The following proteins come from a genomic window of Taeniopygia guttata chromosome 25, bTaeGut7.mat, whole genome shotgun sequence:
- the LOC115492331 gene encoding uncharacterized protein: MGGSLSQWEAAEAGPAHSTPPSKAQFIPVQASSSQYSPSAPPVPPSAAQFAPVPPSISQFYQCHSQFVPVHPSLSQCIPVPLPVCPGAPSIPQCHSQFIPVSPSSSQSFRGQTSAPPPYLATPLPLATPPRSVPRPLPFLPRPHFQFPRLLWEGIKGDGMEWEQLRELVILGVLSLARGDTPMPPVPSSSVSPRYPQLSQCPCPCPRLESPARRWPRGGRSAERAGGRRPAQWEVQVPEQGQAPPPPSRSCHLWLGQEPELSPGVPKCPQQVTPDGGEGWH, from the exons ATGGGCGGGAGCCTCAGCCAATGGGAGGCGGCAGAGGCGGGACCAGCCCATTCAACCCCTCCCAGTAaagcccagttcatcccagtccaggCTAGttcctcccagtacagccccagtgcccctccagtccctcccagtgcagcccagtTTGCCCCTGTgcctcccagtatctcccagttCTACCAGTGCCACTCCCAGTtcgtcccagtccatcccagtttgtcccagtgcatcccagtgcCACTCCCAGTCTGTCCCGGTGCTCCCAGCATCCCCCAGTGtcactcccagttcatcccagtatcccccagttcatcccagtccttCCGCGGCCAAACCTCTGCCCCGCCCCCATATTTGGCCACGCCCCTTCCATTGGCCACGCCCCCTCGTTCCGTGCCCCGCCCCCTCCCATTTCTCCCCCGCCCCCATTTCCAGTTCCCGCGGCTGCTCTGGGAAG GGATCAAAGGTGACGGAATGGAGTGGGAACAGCTCCGGGAACTGGTGATACTGGGAg tTCTGTCCCTGGCCAGAGGCGACACCCCG ATGCCTCCAGTCCCTTCCAGTTCG gtgtccccaaggtacccccagctgtcccagtgtccctgtccctgtcccagactGGAGTCACCTGCGCGTCGGTGGCCTCGCGGTGGCCGCAGTGCTGAGCGTGCTGGGGGTCGTCGTCCTGCTCA gtGGGAAGTGCAAGTGCCGGAGCAAGGCCAG GCACCGCCACCCCCCTCCCGGAGCTGTCACCTCTGGCTGGGACAG GAGcctgagctgtccccaggtgtccccaaatgtccccaacagGTGACACCGGATGGGGGGGAGGGGTGGCATTGA
- the LOC140680578 gene encoding leucine-rich repeat LGI family member 4-like isoform X2, translated as MPPLLLLGALLALSGGVPLVFGGVPSVFGGVPLVFGGVPSVFGGVPVFGGVPKGGVACPGGCDCDRTNARCRGGAGGVPRGLPPGLATLSLLRWDIEELPQGSFRHLPALTLLSLADNLLQSLPRGLFQELPNLGHLDLRGNPLRCDCALRWLLRWLRARPGPGPEGGARCHGPAALAGTALALLGPRQLQCQRHELRPFQALPFSSLGAEPFALGGHPGVALAQPAAGACALLEWDQLGGSFRAQRVINGSSPVACHPVPLGDTLLLVVAQLGGGSWVWRRSGGPGSAFVRHQALGAGRLRRPHAVAAARLAGHLYLGVADSSKGGTSTVFRWASGGFYPHQALRPWQRDTHLEFLELGGRPALVLCGAARRPLVYRWSGDAFAPHTDIPHVPDAYAAKHFRLRGSVFLCLTRFLGDAKVMRWEGSMFREVQQVPARGSLVFQPLLLAGHRYVLLGNDFAPSRVFRLGAGGRLEPAQDLPAPTPRAFVPVAVGHRHFLVASSFKGATQIYAHVTEDVGT; from the exons atgcctcccctgctccttctcggGGCCCTCCTGGCGCtttccgggggggtcccgttggttttcgggggggtcccgtcggttttcgggggggtcccgttggttttcgggggggtcccgtcggtttttgggggggtcccggtttttgggggggtccccaaagggggcgtggcctgtccCGGGGGCTGCGACTGCGACCGAACCAACGCCCGCTGccgggggggggccgggggcgtcccccgggggctccccccgggcctggccacgct cTCGCTGCTCCGCTGGGACAtcgaggagctgccccaggggagCTTCCGGCACCTCCCGGCGCTGACGCTGCT gaGTCTGGCCGACAACCTCCTGCAGTCGCTGCCCCGCGGCCTCTTCCAGGAGCTGCCCAACCTCGGCCACCt GGACCTGCGGGGGAACCCGCTGCGCTGTGACTGCGCGCTGCGCTGGCTGCTGCGCTGGCTgcgcgcccggcccggccccggccccgagGGCGGCGCCCGCTGCCACGGCCCCGCGGCGCTGGCCGGCACCGCCCTGGCACTGCTCGGGCCCCGGCAGCTCCAGTGCCAGCGCCACG agctgcGGCCGTTCCAGGCGCTGCCGTTCTCCTCGCTCGGGGCCGAGCCCTTCGCGCTCGGGGGGCACCCTGGGGTGGCCCTGGCGCAGCCGGCGGCCGGAGCCTGCGCCCTGCTGGAGTGGGACCAGCTGGGGGGCAGCTTCCGCGCCCAGCGCGTCATCAACG GCTCCTCACCGGTGGCCTGCCACCCGGTCCCGCTGGGTGacaccctgctgctggtggtggcccAGCTGGGCGGCGGCTCCTGGGTGTGGCGGCGCTCGGGCGGCCCCGGCTCGGCCTTCGTGCGCCACCAGGCCCTGGGCGCCGGCCGCCTGCGCCGGCCCCACGCCGTGGCCGCCGCGCGCCTGGCCGGGCACCTCTACCTGGGGGTGGCCGACAGCTCCAAGGGCGGCACCAGCACCGTGTTCCGCTGGGCCTCGGGCGGCTTCTACCCGCACCAGGCGCTGCGGCCGTGGCAGCGCGACACCCACCTGGAGTTCCTGGAGCTGGGCGGGCGGCCGGCCCTGGTGCTCTGCGGCGCCGCGCGCCGGCCGCTCGTCTACCGCTGGAGCGGCGACGCCTTCGCGCCGCACACCGACATCCCCCACGTGCCCGACGCCTACGCCGCCAAGCACTTCCGCCTGCGGGGCAGCGTCTTCCTGTGTCTCACCAGGTTCCTGGGCGACGCCAAG GTGATGCGCTGGGAGGGCTCCATGTTCCGCGAGGTGCAGCAGGTGCCGGCCCGCGGCTCTCTGGTCTTCCAGCCGCTGCTCCTGGCCGGCCACCGCTACGTCCTGCTGGGCAACGACTTCGCCCCGAGCCGCGTCTTCCGCCTGGGCGCCGGCGGCCGCCTGGAGCCCGCCCAGGACCTGCCCGCACCCACCCCCCGCGCCTTCGTCCCCGTCGCCGTCGGCCACCGCCACTTCCTGGTGGCCTCCAGCTTCAAGGGGGCCACCCAGATCTACGCCCACGTCACCGAGGACGTCGGCACCTGA
- the LOC140680578 gene encoding leucine-rich repeat LGI family member 4-like isoform X1, whose translation MPPLLLLGALLALSGGVPLVFGGVPSVFGGVPLVFGGVPSVFGGVPVFGGVPKGGVACPGGCDCDRTNARCRGGAGGVPRGLPPGLATLSLLRWDIEELPQGSFRHLPALTLLLVASGRLGSVGDGAFEGLGALEYLFLEDSQLRSLPPAALRGLRGLLFLSLADNLLQSLPRGLFQELPNLGHLDLRGNPLRCDCALRWLLRWLRARPGPGPEGGARCHGPAALAGTALALLGPRQLQCQRHELRPFQALPFSSLGAEPFALGGHPGVALAQPAAGACALLEWDQLGGSFRAQRVINGSSPVACHPVPLGDTLLLVVAQLGGGSWVWRRSGGPGSAFVRHQALGAGRLRRPHAVAAARLAGHLYLGVADSSKGGTSTVFRWASGGFYPHQALRPWQRDTHLEFLELGGRPALVLCGAARRPLVYRWSGDAFAPHTDIPHVPDAYAAKHFRLRGSVFLCLTRFLGDAKVMRWEGSMFREVQQVPARGSLVFQPLLLAGHRYVLLGNDFAPSRVFRLGAGGRLEPAQDLPAPTPRAFVPVAVGHRHFLVASSFKGATQIYAHVTEDVGT comes from the exons atgcctcccctgctccttctcggGGCCCTCCTGGCGCtttccgggggggtcccgttggttttcgggggggtcccgtcggttttcgggggggtcccgttggttttcgggggggtcccgtcggtttttgggggggtcccggtttttgggggggtccccaaagggggcgtggcctgtccCGGGGGCTGCGACTGCGACCGAACCAACGCCCGCTGccgggggggggccgggggcgtcccccgggggctccccccgggcctggccacgct cTCGCTGCTCCGCTGGGACAtcgaggagctgccccaggggagCTTCCGGCACCTCCCGGCGCTGACGCTGCT ccTGGTGGCCTCGGGGCGCCTGGGGAGCGTCGGGGACGGAGCCTTcgaggggctgggggcgctgGAGTACCT GTTCCTGGAGGACTCCCAGCTCCGCTCCCTCCCCCCTGCAGCTCtccgggggctccgggggctCCTGTTCCT gaGTCTGGCCGACAACCTCCTGCAGTCGCTGCCCCGCGGCCTCTTCCAGGAGCTGCCCAACCTCGGCCACCt GGACCTGCGGGGGAACCCGCTGCGCTGTGACTGCGCGCTGCGCTGGCTGCTGCGCTGGCTgcgcgcccggcccggccccggccccgagGGCGGCGCCCGCTGCCACGGCCCCGCGGCGCTGGCCGGCACCGCCCTGGCACTGCTCGGGCCCCGGCAGCTCCAGTGCCAGCGCCACG agctgcGGCCGTTCCAGGCGCTGCCGTTCTCCTCGCTCGGGGCCGAGCCCTTCGCGCTCGGGGGGCACCCTGGGGTGGCCCTGGCGCAGCCGGCGGCCGGAGCCTGCGCCCTGCTGGAGTGGGACCAGCTGGGGGGCAGCTTCCGCGCCCAGCGCGTCATCAACG GCTCCTCACCGGTGGCCTGCCACCCGGTCCCGCTGGGTGacaccctgctgctggtggtggcccAGCTGGGCGGCGGCTCCTGGGTGTGGCGGCGCTCGGGCGGCCCCGGCTCGGCCTTCGTGCGCCACCAGGCCCTGGGCGCCGGCCGCCTGCGCCGGCCCCACGCCGTGGCCGCCGCGCGCCTGGCCGGGCACCTCTACCTGGGGGTGGCCGACAGCTCCAAGGGCGGCACCAGCACCGTGTTCCGCTGGGCCTCGGGCGGCTTCTACCCGCACCAGGCGCTGCGGCCGTGGCAGCGCGACACCCACCTGGAGTTCCTGGAGCTGGGCGGGCGGCCGGCCCTGGTGCTCTGCGGCGCCGCGCGCCGGCCGCTCGTCTACCGCTGGAGCGGCGACGCCTTCGCGCCGCACACCGACATCCCCCACGTGCCCGACGCCTACGCCGCCAAGCACTTCCGCCTGCGGGGCAGCGTCTTCCTGTGTCTCACCAGGTTCCTGGGCGACGCCAAG GTGATGCGCTGGGAGGGCTCCATGTTCCGCGAGGTGCAGCAGGTGCCGGCCCGCGGCTCTCTGGTCTTCCAGCCGCTGCTCCTGGCCGGCCACCGCTACGTCCTGCTGGGCAACGACTTCGCCCCGAGCCGCGTCTTCCGCCTGGGCGCCGGCGGCCGCCTGGAGCCCGCCCAGGACCTGCCCGCACCCACCCCCCGCGCCTTCGTCCCCGTCGCCGTCGGCCACCGCCACTTCCTGGTGGCCTCCAGCTTCAAGGGGGCCACCCAGATCTACGCCCACGTCACCGAGGACGTCGGCACCTGA